From Streptomyces sp. CMB-StM0423, a single genomic window includes:
- a CDS encoding RNA polymerase sigma factor, with the protein MNMKQPFESVVAQHGATVLRVCRVVLGPHDADDAWSETFLAAMRAYPDLPETANVEAWLVTIAHRKAIDVLRAAKRNPLPVDEVPETPAGQGIPDAEAIDVWETVKELPSKQRQAIAYRYVAGLAYAEIAEILGGTVEAARRAAADGLKNLRKQYPGANTKGASP; encoded by the coding sequence ATGAACATGAAACAACCGTTCGAGAGTGTGGTCGCGCAGCACGGCGCCACCGTGCTGCGCGTCTGCCGGGTCGTCCTCGGCCCGCACGACGCTGACGACGCGTGGTCGGAGACCTTCCTGGCCGCCATGCGGGCCTATCCGGATCTGCCGGAGACGGCGAACGTGGAGGCGTGGCTCGTGACGATCGCGCATCGCAAGGCGATCGACGTGCTGCGTGCCGCGAAGCGCAACCCGCTGCCGGTAGACGAGGTACCGGAAACACCGGCCGGTCAGGGGATCCCGGACGCCGAAGCCATCGACGTCTGGGAGACGGTGAAGGAACTCCCCAGCAAACAGCGCCAGGCCATCGCCTATCGGTATGTGGCGGGGCTGGCGTACGCCGAGATCGCGGAGATCCTCGGCGGCACCGTCGAAGCGGCTCGCAGAGCCGCCGCGGACGGACTGAAGAATCTCAGGAAACAGTATCCGGGCGCGAACACGAAAGGAGCATCGCCGTGA
- a CDS encoding methylated-DNA--[protein]-cysteine S-methyltransferase: protein MGTRHVAIDTQLGPVTIVAKGEAIAGLYFRHHIRRPPQEAFGPEVGDVADPLLEEAVRQLGDYLAGRRRRFDLPLAAEGDAFQHAVWDIVKSIQCGDTTTYGRIAEQVGGRALAQRVGQAVGANPLCIFVPCHRVVAADGSLTGYAGGLKRKQALLEMEEPPADDAGRLF, encoded by the coding sequence ATGGGTACGCGACATGTCGCGATCGACACGCAGCTCGGTCCGGTCACGATCGTTGCCAAGGGTGAGGCGATCGCCGGTCTGTATTTCAGGCACCACATCCGCCGGCCCCCGCAGGAAGCGTTCGGCCCCGAGGTCGGCGACGTGGCGGACCCCCTGCTGGAGGAGGCGGTCCGCCAGTTGGGCGACTATCTGGCGGGGCGGCGCAGGCGCTTCGATCTGCCGCTCGCCGCCGAGGGCGACGCGTTCCAGCACGCTGTCTGGGACATCGTGAAGAGCATCCAGTGCGGTGACACGACCACCTACGGCCGCATCGCCGAGCAGGTCGGAGGCCGTGCCCTGGCACAGCGGGTAGGACAGGCCGTCGGCGCCAACCCGCTGTGCATCTTCGTCCCGTGCCACCGTGTCGTCGCCGCCGACGGCTCCCTGACCGGCTACGCAGGCGGACTGAAGCGCAAGCAGGCACTGCTGGAAATGGAGGAACCGCCCGCGGACGACGCCGGACGGTTGTTCTGA
- a CDS encoding methylated-DNA--[protein]-cysteine S-methyltransferase, with protein sequence MHNNNDDVTALLSTSVDADTLSRLHRRLEQAADQADLIDVAYTTIDSPVGKLLLAATPKGLVRVAFDTEDHDRVLETLGRKLSLRVLRAPKRLDAAAREIDEYFRRRRQVFDLPLDLSLSHGFRRVVQTHLPEIEYGRTRSYREMAELVGNPRAVRAVGTACATNPLPIVVPCHRVLRTDGTLGGYIGGLAAKTTLLELEVAA encoded by the coding sequence ATGCACAACAACAACGACGACGTCACCGCCCTGCTGTCGACATCCGTGGACGCCGACACCCTCAGTCGCCTCCACCGCCGTCTGGAGCAGGCCGCCGACCAAGCCGACCTGATCGATGTCGCTTACACGACCATCGACTCGCCCGTCGGCAAGCTGCTGCTCGCCGCCACCCCGAAGGGCCTGGTGCGCGTGGCGTTCGACACCGAGGACCACGACCGGGTCCTGGAGACTCTCGGCCGGAAACTCAGCCTCCGCGTCCTGCGCGCGCCGAAGCGGCTGGACGCGGCGGCCCGCGAGATCGACGAGTACTTCAGGCGGCGGCGCCAGGTCTTCGATCTGCCGCTCGATCTGTCCCTGTCACACGGTTTCCGGCGCGTGGTGCAAACCCATCTGCCTGAGATCGAGTACGGCCGGACCCGCAGTTACCGGGAGATGGCCGAACTCGTCGGCAACCCCAGGGCCGTACGGGCGGTGGGCACCGCGTGCGCGACCAACCCGCTGCCGATCGTCGTGCCGTGCCACCGAGTGCTGCGCACCGACGGCACCCTCGGCGGCTACATCGGCGGCCTTGCGGCCAAGACCACGCTGCTGGAACTGGAGGTCGCGGCATGA
- a CDS encoding DNA-3-methyladenine glycosylase I, with product MTQQATTATADHDPGVVVGEDGLARPAWAAVDPLLRDYYDTEWGMPVTDERGVYERVSLEGFQAGLSWATILRKRPAFREAFDDFDPDVIAAYTDADVERLMADAGIVRNRRKIQAAVTNARATLRLREEMGLAELVWSFQPETTPRPRTFAEIPTKSAESLALSKELRRRGFAFVGPTTMYALMEAIGIIDTHLLDSHRRGSSGIWTT from the coding sequence ATGACACAGCAAGCCACCACCGCCACCGCTGACCACGACCCGGGTGTCGTCGTCGGCGAGGACGGACTCGCCCGCCCGGCATGGGCGGCCGTCGATCCGCTGCTGCGCGACTACTACGACACGGAATGGGGCATGCCCGTCACCGACGAGCGCGGTGTCTACGAACGCGTCAGCCTCGAAGGCTTTCAGGCGGGCCTGTCCTGGGCGACGATCCTGCGTAAACGACCTGCGTTCCGTGAGGCGTTCGACGACTTCGATCCGGACGTCATCGCCGCCTACACCGATGCCGACGTCGAGCGGTTGATGGCGGATGCCGGGATCGTGCGCAACCGGCGGAAGATCCAGGCCGCCGTCACCAACGCCCGTGCCACCCTCAGGCTCCGTGAGGAGATGGGCCTGGCCGAACTGGTGTGGTCCTTCCAGCCGGAAACCACCCCACGCCCCCGGACGTTCGCGGAGATCCCCACGAAGTCCGCCGAATCGCTCGCACTGTCGAAGGAGCTGCGGCGGCGCGGGTTCGCCTTCGTCGGCCCGACCACCATGTACGCGCTCATGGAGGCGATCGGCATCATCGACACCCACCTGCTGGACTCGCACCGGCGCGGCAGCTCAGGAATCTGGACCACGTGA
- a CDS encoding acyl-CoA-like ligand-binding transcription factor has translation MRRGRVIAANPALAERDLIKLADIADALAPALERRGVEPGKARFIIDVVLAIHRRAMPRWLAEPDTTLAQLMAQAAAELREVVAPPAPTVH, from the coding sequence CTGCGCCGGGGAAGAGTGATCGCCGCCAACCCGGCACTGGCCGAGCGCGATCTGATCAAGCTCGCCGACATCGCCGACGCGCTGGCACCGGCGCTGGAGCGCCGCGGCGTCGAGCCCGGAAAAGCACGCTTCATCATCGACGTGGTGCTGGCGATCCACCGGCGTGCCATGCCCCGCTGGCTAGCCGAGCCGGACACCACCCTCGCTCAGCTCATGGCCCAGGCCGCCGCCGAGCTGCGCGAAGTGGTCGCGCCACCAGCTCCGACAGTCCACTGA
- a CDS encoding LLM class flavin-dependent oxidoreductase — MTDYGHELWFGSFVTPAARPPQAPVELALTSERAGLDFVSFQDHPYQSAFQDTWTLMSYVAARTERVRISGNVLSLPLRPPAMLARAAASLDRLTGRRVDARPERAAVVIRRARIGPVSNDIGFARQPDGSFEAIISEYDRRRHDPAWLTPCLADPARPVLRPRRHPALRGRTRLRGRHRRTPAGRHP; from the coding sequence GTGACTGACTACGGCCACGAACTGTGGTTCGGCAGCTTCGTCACCCCCGCCGCCCGCCCACCTCAGGCGCCGGTCGAGCTGGCCCTGACGTCCGAGCGGGCCGGACTCGACTTCGTCAGCTTCCAGGACCACCCGTACCAGTCGGCGTTCCAGGACACCTGGACCCTGATGTCGTACGTCGCGGCACGCACGGAACGGGTCCGGATCAGCGGCAACGTACTGAGTCTTCCGTTGCGGCCCCCAGCCATGCTGGCCCGCGCAGCCGCGAGCCTGGACCGGCTCACCGGCAGGCGGGTCGACGCCCGCCCGGAGCGCGCCGCGGTGGTCATCCGCCGCGCCCGCATCGGCCCGGTGAGCAACGACATCGGCTTCGCCAGGCAACCGGACGGCTCGTTCGAGGCGATCATCAGCGAGTACGACCGGCGCCGGCACGACCCCGCCTGGCTGACCCCCTGCCTGGCTGACCCGGCTCGGCCAGTCCTACGGCCACGCCGCCACCCTGCGCTACGCGGCCGGACACGGCTACGAGGTCGCCACCGACGAACACCAGCAGGACGGCACCCGTGA
- a CDS encoding 2OG-Fe(II) oxygenase: protein MSKTTVTRKKADPWRRRVESGDWAAITEEVDEYGGALLPQLLTPEECVEIRELYEQDGLFRSTIDMGRHRFGEGQYRYLDTPYPEPVERLKQALYPRLLPIARDWWGRLGRPAPWPDSLDEWLEMCHAAGQTKSTAILLHYGEKDWNALHRDLYGDLVFPLQVVINLNEPGVDHTGGEFLLLEQRPRAQSRGTATLLPHGHGYLFTTRDRPVRSARGWSAAPVRHGVSAVRSGERTTLALVFHDAA, encoded by the coding sequence ATGAGCAAGACAACAGTGACCAGGAAGAAGGCGGACCCGTGGCGCCGCCGCGTCGAGTCCGGCGACTGGGCGGCGATCACCGAGGAGGTCGACGAGTACGGCGGCGCGCTGCTGCCGCAACTGCTGACGCCTGAGGAGTGCGTGGAGATCAGGGAGCTGTATGAGCAGGACGGTCTGTTCCGCAGCACGATCGACATGGGCCGCCACCGCTTCGGCGAGGGCCAGTACCGCTATCTCGACACGCCGTACCCGGAACCGGTCGAACGCCTCAAGCAGGCGCTGTATCCGAGGCTGTTGCCCATCGCCCGCGACTGGTGGGGCAGGCTCGGCCGGCCCGCGCCGTGGCCCGACTCCCTCGACGAGTGGCTCGAGATGTGCCACGCGGCCGGGCAGACGAAATCTACGGCGATCCTTCTCCACTACGGCGAGAAGGACTGGAACGCGCTCCACCGCGACCTGTACGGCGACCTCGTGTTCCCGCTGCAGGTGGTGATCAACCTCAACGAGCCCGGAGTGGACCACACGGGCGGGGAGTTCCTGCTGCTGGAACAGCGCCCGCGCGCCCAGTCACGCGGCACGGCCACGCTGCTGCCGCACGGCCACGGCTACCTGTTCACCACCCGCGACCGCCCGGTCAGATCCGCACGCGGCTGGTCGGCGGCGCCGGTCCGCCACGGCGTGTCCGCCGTCCGCTCCGGCGAACGCACCACGCTCGCCCTCGTCTTCCACGACGCCGCATGA
- a CDS encoding isocitrate lyase/phosphoenolpyruvate mutase family protein, with protein MSRAGTSRSRAGRRLPAARPRLGPEGEPSRRPTFVPSKSAEQFRRLHDGFLVLPNAWDAGSARLVTEAGAQTIATSSGAQSWSQGVADGRSLAKADVLARAVEPRR; from the coding sequence ATCTCTCGGGCCGGCACCTCACGTTCGCGGGCCGGGAGGCGTCTACCTGCTGCGAGGCCGAGACTCGGCCCGGAAGGAGAGCCCTCACGACGCCCGACATTCGTACCCAGCAAGAGCGCCGAGCAGTTCCGGAGGCTGCACGACGGCTTCCTCGTCCTGCCCAACGCCTGGGACGCGGGCAGCGCGCGTCTAGTCACCGAGGCCGGCGCCCAGACCATCGCGACTTCCTCGGGCGCGCAGTCCTGGTCGCAGGGTGTCGCCGACGGCCGTTCGCTGGCCAAGGCGGACGTGCTGGCGAGAGCTGTGGAACCGCGTCGATGA
- a CDS encoding sulfatase-like hydrolase/transferase → MSSRRHFLAGSAALGLAALPPGSARAEGRSPAVQGGGGRPNVVVILADDLGYGGVGAYGQRLVRTPRLDRLAAEGLRFTQAYSAAAVCAPSRCAALTGVHAGHGRVRENPFGGPQGSLTEDDTTFAEVLRGRGYRTACIGKWGFGPEEADQPSHPNARGFTDFYGYITHGHAHQYYPQYLWHNGAKEQIPENADGARGAFVIDLLQERAVSFLDAHAGEPFLLMLNPNVPHAPSDIPDQGEYADRPWSEADKGHAAQITRLDALVGAVVDALVRLGVHRDTLLLFSSDNGPHEEGGVDPDLFDENGPLRGYKRNLYEGGVRVPLIAWRPGTVRPGVSERPTPLTDLLPTLAEVAGAPAPRDVDGLSAASLLAARPAQAPVHHHLYWYRNDPGSTKRAHAVDGGRILRLAESVRRRDWKAVRFAPGRDREVPDAAWDFELYDLAADPAETRDVAAEYPGVVAELTGLLRSSWAGEYERERFGTRIESPEIAYPGEPFTVTATLANGSGRAWTDARIRLHAPAGWRLRPAGPARAAVLRPGAVLRTTVEVTPARGDAAAGPRLLRAEGTAAYGRAALRYPASRTVAVPPPAPRRDSFLSDLEWVSAGNGWGPVERDRSNGRQAAGDGTPIGFGGVTYAKGLGVHAPSEIVYHLGAAATRMTAVVGIDDFSASQSANGATAAQVWGDGRLLYESGTLTAAAGPREVDVDVTGVRLLRLVVQDANGSTSYDHTSWAAAHVRV, encoded by the coding sequence GTGTCCAGCCGTCGTCACTTCCTTGCCGGGTCCGCCGCGCTCGGCCTCGCCGCGCTGCCCCCCGGAAGCGCCCGCGCCGAAGGCCGGAGCCCCGCGGTGCAGGGCGGCGGCGGGCGGCCGAACGTCGTCGTGATCCTCGCCGATGACCTCGGGTACGGCGGCGTCGGCGCGTACGGACAGCGGCTCGTCCGCACGCCCCGGCTCGACCGGCTGGCGGCCGAGGGGCTGCGGTTCACCCAGGCGTACTCGGCGGCGGCCGTGTGCGCCCCGTCGCGCTGCGCGGCGCTGACCGGGGTGCACGCGGGGCACGGGCGGGTACGGGAGAACCCGTTCGGCGGCCCGCAGGGCTCCCTCACCGAGGACGACACGACCTTCGCCGAGGTGCTGCGGGGCCGGGGCTACCGCACGGCGTGCATCGGCAAGTGGGGTTTCGGGCCCGAGGAGGCGGACCAGCCGAGTCACCCCAACGCCCGCGGGTTCACCGACTTCTACGGCTACATCACGCACGGGCACGCACACCAGTACTACCCGCAGTACCTCTGGCACAACGGCGCGAAGGAGCAGATCCCCGAGAACGCCGACGGCGCGCGCGGCGCCTTCGTCATCGACCTCCTCCAGGAACGGGCCGTCTCCTTCCTCGACGCCCACGCCGGCGAGCCCTTCCTCCTCATGCTCAACCCCAACGTGCCCCACGCCCCCAGCGACATCCCCGACCAGGGCGAGTACGCCGACCGCCCGTGGAGCGAGGCGGACAAGGGCCACGCGGCCCAGATCACCAGGCTGGACGCGCTGGTGGGTGCGGTCGTGGACGCGCTGGTCCGGCTCGGCGTGCACCGCGACACCCTGCTGCTGTTCTCCAGCGACAACGGCCCGCACGAGGAGGGCGGCGTCGACCCCGACCTCTTCGACGAGAACGGGCCGCTGCGGGGCTACAAGCGCAACCTCTACGAGGGCGGCGTACGCGTCCCCCTGATCGCCTGGCGCCCGGGGACCGTACGGCCCGGCGTCAGCGAGCGGCCCACGCCGCTGACCGACCTGCTGCCGACCCTCGCCGAGGTGGCCGGCGCCCCGGCGCCGCGCGACGTCGACGGGCTCTCCGCCGCGTCCCTGCTGGCCGCCCGCCCGGCGCAGGCCCCGGTCCACCACCACCTGTACTGGTACCGCAACGACCCGGGGTCCACGAAGCGCGCCCACGCGGTCGACGGCGGCCGGATCCTCCGGCTCGCCGAGTCCGTGCGCCGCCGCGACTGGAAGGCGGTGCGGTTCGCGCCCGGCCGGGACCGGGAGGTGCCGGACGCCGCGTGGGACTTCGAACTGTACGACCTGGCCGCGGACCCGGCGGAGACCAGGGACGTCGCCGCCGAGTACCCGGGCGTGGTGGCCGAGCTCACCGGCCTGCTGCGGTCGTCCTGGGCCGGGGAGTACGAGCGCGAGCGCTTCGGGACCCGTATCGAGTCCCCCGAAATCGCCTATCCCGGCGAACCCTTCACCGTCACCGCAACCCTCGCCAACGGCTCCGGCCGGGCCTGGACCGACGCCAGGATCCGGCTGCACGCGCCCGCCGGCTGGCGGCTGCGCCCCGCCGGACCGGCCCGCGCCGCCGTGCTCCGGCCGGGGGCCGTCCTGCGGACGACGGTCGAGGTCACCCCGGCGCGCGGCGACGCCGCCGCGGGCCCGCGCCTGCTGCGCGCCGAGGGCACGGCGGCGTACGGCCGCGCCGCCCTGCGCTACCCGGCGTCCCGGACCGTGGCCGTGCCGCCGCCCGCACCGCGGCGCGACAGCTTCCTCAGCGACCTGGAGTGGGTGTCCGCCGGCAACGGCTGGGGACCGGTGGAGCGGGACCGCAGCAACGGCCGCCAGGCCGCGGGCGACGGCACCCCGATCGGCTTCGGCGGGGTGACCTACGCCAAGGGGCTGGGCGTGCACGCCCCCTCCGAGATCGTCTACCACCTCGGCGCCGCCGCGACCCGGATGACCGCGGTCGTCGGCATCGACGACTTCTCCGCGTCCCAGAGCGCGAACGGCGCGACGGCCGCGCAGGTGTGGGGCGACGGCCGCCTGCTGTACGAGAGCGGCACGCTCACCGCGGCCGCCGGGCCGCGGGAGGTGGACGTGGACGTCACCGGCGTCCGCCTGCTCCGGCTGGTGGTCCAGGACGCCAACGGCTCCACCTCGTACGACCACACCTCCTGGGCGGCCGCGCACGTCCGGGTCTGA
- a CDS encoding ISL3 family transposase, with translation MEETVLRLEELLFSSIADVAVLSVDVNNEAIRIEARRTTAGSTCPDCGTWSGRVHSSYLRFPADVPTAGRRVVLSLLVRRFFCPNASCGRRTFVEQVPGLTRRHSRWSERLRSTLAAVGLALAGRAGARMARVVGVSVSRSTVLRLVDALPEPQPPAPRVVGVDEYAMRKGRVYGTVLVDVETRRPVDLLPDRESATLAAWLSERPGIEVVCRDRAPFFAEGARAGAPTALQVADRFHLWHNLGEAAERCVSRHRSCLRAPFTLPRRDAAKNPRQPDGQNKSPWPTGHRFADRTREKHAIVQALLAEGLSRRAIGRRLHMTHRTVKRLADAAAPEDLFQGQWQNRPTRLDDFKPYLHERWAEGCTNAWTLWEEIKAHGYAGGYGTVRAYLRPFRSPSRTATHPPTPRTVTRWILTHPDALPETDRLKLKSVLAHCPELDALTSHVRAFAQMLTQLQGHQLREWIAAVRTDDLPSMHTFINGLERDLDAVTAGLTLHWNSGVVEGHVNRIKMLKRQMFGRAGFRLLRKRVLLA, from the coding sequence GTGGAAGAGACGGTGCTCCGGTTGGAGGAGCTGCTGTTCTCGTCGATCGCGGACGTTGCGGTGCTGTCGGTGGACGTGAACAACGAGGCGATACGGATCGAGGCCCGCCGGACGACGGCCGGCTCGACGTGTCCGGACTGCGGAACCTGGTCGGGGCGGGTGCACAGCTCCTACCTGCGGTTTCCGGCCGACGTGCCCACGGCGGGGCGGCGGGTGGTGCTGAGCTTGCTTGTCCGCCGGTTCTTCTGCCCGAACGCTTCGTGCGGACGGCGGACGTTCGTCGAGCAGGTGCCGGGGCTGACCCGGCGGCACAGCCGGTGGAGCGAGCGCCTGCGCTCGACGCTGGCCGCGGTCGGCCTCGCGCTCGCCGGCCGGGCCGGCGCACGGATGGCCCGGGTCGTCGGGGTATCCGTCAGCCGCAGCACCGTGCTGCGGCTGGTCGACGCCCTGCCCGAGCCTCAGCCTCCGGCCCCGCGGGTGGTCGGCGTCGACGAGTACGCGATGCGCAAGGGCAGGGTCTACGGGACGGTGCTGGTCGACGTCGAGACCAGGCGCCCTGTGGATCTGCTGCCGGACCGCGAGTCGGCAACGCTGGCGGCCTGGCTCAGCGAACGTCCCGGCATCGAGGTGGTCTGCCGGGACCGCGCCCCCTTCTTCGCCGAGGGAGCGCGGGCCGGGGCCCCGACGGCTCTCCAGGTCGCGGACCGCTTCCACCTCTGGCACAACCTCGGCGAAGCCGCCGAACGATGTGTGTCGCGTCATCGATCCTGTCTACGGGCACCGTTCACCCTGCCTCGACGCGACGCGGCCAAGAACCCTCGGCAACCTGACGGGCAGAACAAATCGCCCTGGCCGACAGGCCACCGGTTCGCCGACCGCACACGCGAGAAACACGCGATCGTCCAGGCGCTGCTGGCCGAAGGTCTCAGCAGACGGGCCATCGGCCGCCGACTCCACATGACACACCGGACGGTCAAACGCCTCGCTGACGCTGCCGCCCCGGAAGACCTCTTCCAAGGGCAGTGGCAGAACCGGCCGACGAGGCTCGATGACTTCAAGCCCTACCTGCATGAGCGGTGGGCGGAAGGCTGCACGAACGCGTGGACGCTCTGGGAGGAGATCAAGGCTCACGGATACGCCGGCGGATACGGAACCGTGCGTGCCTACCTCCGGCCCTTCCGCAGCCCCTCGCGAACGGCGACCCACCCGCCCACGCCCCGGACGGTCACCCGGTGGATCCTCACCCACCCCGACGCCCTTCCGGAGACGGACCGACTCAAACTCAAGTCCGTCCTGGCGCACTGCCCTGAACTGGACGCTCTGACCAGCCATGTCCGCGCCTTCGCTCAGATGCTCACCCAGCTCCAGGGCCACCAGCTCCGCGAGTGGATAGCGGCGGTCCGCACCGACGACTTGCCCAGCATGCACACGTTCATCAACGGCCTCGAACGCGATCTCGACGCCGTCACCGCGGGCCTCACCCTGCACTGGAACTCCGGCGTCGTCGAAGGACACGTCAACCGCATCAAGATGCTCAAACGGCAGATGTTCGGCCGAGCCGGCTTCCGGCTCCTCCGTAAACGCGTCCTGCTCGCGTGA
- a CDS encoding ester cyclase, whose amino-acid sequence MSIEENKAVVGRWFTEFWGKSFNPEIIDELAAPDIRFEYSLHKPMRGRDEVRAFATNFRAAFPDLNFWGTADLIAEGDYVVGQWEGGGTHTGPVVFDDLPIGSAPAASGKTLRFTGTTVLKVQNGLIVEEVGLDDGVTVLQQLGIIPTA is encoded by the coding sequence ATGTCGATCGAAGAGAACAAGGCCGTCGTCGGCCGGTGGTTCACGGAGTTCTGGGGCAAGTCCTTCAACCCGGAGATCATCGACGAGCTCGCCGCTCCGGACATCCGGTTCGAGTACTCGCTGCACAAGCCCATGCGCGGCCGCGATGAGGTGCGCGCATTCGCGACCAACTTCCGCGCGGCGTTCCCGGACCTCAACTTCTGGGGCACCGCGGACCTCATCGCGGAGGGCGACTACGTCGTCGGGCAGTGGGAGGGCGGCGGCACGCACACCGGGCCGGTCGTCTTCGACGACCTTCCCATCGGCTCCGCGCCCGCGGCGTCCGGCAAGACGCTCCGCTTTACCGGCACCACGGTGCTCAAGGTGCAGAACGGCCTCATCGTCGAAGAGGTCGGTCTCGACGACGGCGTGACGGTCCTTCAGCAGTTGGGCATCATCCCGACCGCGTGA
- a CDS encoding Ada metal-binding domain-containing protein yields MNDGGKSYTLLGADGRFYRSPVKGGWGGHRGSRIYGRLDCPAARRAIARGGYVKHRAFFTDEATAVAAGFRPCGACCKDRYQRWKTAREKNRGSPDQPLAEEAGEPRR; encoded by the coding sequence ATGAACGACGGCGGGAAGTCGTACACCCTCCTCGGGGCCGACGGCCGGTTCTACCGGTCGCCGGTCAAGGGGGGATGGGGCGGGCACCGCGGCTCCAGGATCTACGGACGGCTCGACTGCCCCGCCGCCCGGCGCGCCATTGCCCGCGGCGGCTATGTGAAACACCGCGCCTTCTTCACCGACGAGGCCACCGCAGTCGCCGCCGGGTTCCGCCCCTGCGGTGCCTGCTGCAAAGACCGCTACCAGCGGTGGAAGACCGCTAGAGAGAAGAACCGTGGAAGCCCTGACCAGCCCCTTGCTGAAGAGGCCGGCGAGCCACGACGCTGA
- a CDS encoding alpha-ketoglutarate-dependent dioxygenase AlkB family protein — translation MTALFTPQLPDRTAREIVPGAHHIPDWLALEQQEWIVDRFREWVQGPVPLRAAKVRGHQMSVRTVCLGWHWQPYQYTRAATDVNGARVLPFPDWMIRLGRYALRATGHDAATVGAYTPDTALVNYYDANARLGMHQDKDEKSRAPVVSLSIGDTCAFRFGNTENRNKPYTELLLASGDLFVFGGPARLAYHGVTKVHEDTAPEGCGISGGRINITMRMTGFDG, via the coding sequence ATGACCGCGCTGTTCACTCCGCAGCTCCCGGACCGCACGGCGCGAGAGATCGTCCCGGGAGCCCACCACATCCCTGACTGGCTTGCCCTGGAACAGCAGGAGTGGATCGTCGACCGGTTCCGTGAGTGGGTGCAGGGCCCGGTTCCGCTGCGCGCCGCGAAGGTCCGCGGGCACCAGATGTCCGTGCGCACGGTGTGCCTGGGCTGGCACTGGCAGCCGTACCAGTACACGAGGGCGGCCACCGATGTGAACGGCGCCCGGGTCCTGCCGTTCCCCGACTGGATGATCCGCCTGGGCCGCTACGCCCTCCGGGCCACCGGGCACGACGCGGCAACCGTCGGCGCCTACACGCCCGACACGGCGCTGGTGAACTACTACGACGCGAACGCCCGCCTGGGAATGCACCAGGACAAGGACGAGAAGTCCCGCGCCCCGGTCGTCTCGCTGTCCATCGGCGACACCTGCGCGTTCCGCTTCGGCAACACCGAAAACCGCAACAAGCCGTACACGGAGCTGCTGTTGGCCTCGGGCGATCTTTTCGTCTTCGGAGGTCCCGCCCGTCTGGCCTATCACGGGGTCACCAAGGTGCACGAGGACACCGCCCCCGAGGGATGCGGGATCAGCGGCGGCAGGATCAACATCACGATGCGTATGACAGGGTTCGACGGGTGA
- a CDS encoding DNA-3-methyladenine glycosylase family protein, with protein sequence MTLLHLVPNGPTDSVTALRMLAAHAIPGVEEVDVVAGTCTRLMPHTGGPVRVTVTFAEDGVVARIPERTPDPEGMADPVRRWLDLDADTGHIADALSVDPLMKPLVEQRPGIRLIGYPDEFEAVIATVVGQQVSLAAARTFLGRLVAAYGTPAAGLRTLPRPQDLAAVPDAELQAAIGLTGARTRTLRAVAQTWADGFGLTGLPVEEARRALLALPGIGPWTADYLTVRALQHPDTFAPGDLVARRALGSATAEQARTIAERWAPWRSYALLQLWAEAAYRTPVPRTAGA encoded by the coding sequence GTGACCCTCCTCCACCTCGTCCCGAACGGCCCCACCGACTCGGTGACCGCCTTGCGGATGCTGGCCGCCCACGCGATCCCGGGCGTCGAGGAGGTCGACGTCGTGGCCGGCACCTGCACCCGGCTGATGCCTCATACGGGAGGTCCGGTGCGGGTGACAGTGACTTTCGCGGAGGACGGTGTCGTCGCCCGCATCCCTGAGCGGACGCCCGACCCTGAAGGCATGGCGGACCCGGTGCGCCGCTGGCTCGACCTCGACGCCGACACCGGACACATCGCGGACGCCCTCTCCGTCGACCCGTTGATGAAGCCGCTGGTCGAACAGCGGCCCGGTATCCGGCTCATCGGGTATCCCGACGAATTCGAAGCGGTGATCGCGACGGTCGTCGGCCAGCAGGTCTCCCTCGCCGCCGCCCGCACCTTCCTGGGCAGACTCGTCGCCGCCTACGGAACACCGGCAGCCGGGCTGCGGACGCTGCCGCGACCACAGGACCTCGCGGCGGTTCCCGACGCGGAACTCCAGGCAGCCATCGGCCTGACCGGCGCCCGAACCCGCACTCTGCGGGCCGTCGCCCAGACGTGGGCGGACGGATTCGGCCTCACCGGACTCCCTGTCGAGGAGGCCCGCCGCGCCCTGCTGGCGCTGCCCGGGATCGGCCCGTGGACGGCTGACTACCTCACCGTGCGCGCGTTGCAGCACCCCGACACCTTCGCCCCCGGCGATCTGGTCGCCCGCAGGGCACTTGGGTCCGCAACGGCGGAGCAGGCCCGCACCATCGCAGAGCGGTGGGCGCCGTGGCGCTCCTACGCACTCCTCCAACTCTGGGCAGAGGCTGCCTACCGAACTCCCGTGCCGAGGACGGCGGGGGCCTGA